A genomic window from Haladaptatus caseinilyticus includes:
- a CDS encoding Na+/H+ antiporter subunit E, producing the protein MKKWPVIGVVLAILWLFVRGVAFEPVPILGEFLIGLAFGLLIAFSFRKFYTTETNVTRSLKAAPYAILYVAVFLKELATANIDVAYRVLAPSMPIEPGVVVVPLRVKTDGAITTIANSITLTPGTLTMDYDEETNALYVHSIDARDPDAIVEPIRTWEDYALVIFDEEGKPGDPVPEIARERPEVSSTRSDSELQEAEQPDGGTRSEGGEGHGN; encoded by the coding sequence ATGAAGAAATGGCCCGTCATCGGCGTCGTCCTCGCGATCCTCTGGCTGTTCGTCAGAGGCGTTGCGTTCGAACCGGTGCCTATCCTCGGTGAGTTCCTGATCGGACTCGCCTTCGGACTCCTCATCGCGTTCAGCTTCCGGAAGTTCTACACGACGGAGACGAACGTCACACGGAGTCTCAAGGCTGCACCGTACGCGATTCTCTACGTCGCGGTCTTCCTGAAGGAACTCGCGACGGCAAACATCGACGTGGCGTACCGCGTGCTCGCACCGAGCATGCCGATAGAACCCGGAGTCGTCGTCGTCCCGCTCCGGGTCAAAACAGACGGTGCGATTACGACCATCGCCAACAGCATCACGCTCACGCCGGGAACGCTGACTATGGATTACGACGAGGAAACCAACGCGCTCTACGTACACAGTATCGACGCTCGAGACCCCGACGCGATCGTTGAACCGATTCGGACGTGGGAGGACTACGCCCTCGTCATCTTCGACGAGGAGGGGAAACCCGGCGACCCAGTTCCCGAGATTGCACGGGAACGGCCCGAGGTGAGTTCGACACGGAGCGATAGCGAACTCCAGGAAGCCGAGCAACCGGATGGCGGGACACGGTCCGAGGGAGGTGAGGGTCATGGCAACTGA
- a CDS encoding NAD(P)H-dependent flavin oxidoreductase, which translates to MSRRRHRGVFLLVRRGRTVRRAYSRRGGIALQSVGDTTEAKDAVESGVDIVVAQGREAGGHVQSDVATMPLVPRIADAVSDTPVIAAGGIADGRGIAAALSLGADGAWIGTRFLATEEAHVHRRYRRRVLEANETETTYSTLFDEGWPDVPHRVIENSTVAE; encoded by the coding sequence TTGTCTCGACGAAGGCATCGAGGTGTTTTCCTTCTCGTTCGGCGAGGCCGCACCGTTCGTAGAGCGTATTCTCGCCGAGGGGGAATCGCCCTGCAGTCCGTCGGGGATACAACAGAGGCCAAAGATGCGGTGGAAAGCGGCGTGGATATCGTCGTCGCACAGGGGAGGGAGGCGGGCGGACACGTTCAGAGCGACGTTGCGACCATGCCGTTAGTACCACGCATCGCGGACGCTGTTTCCGACACACCGGTCATCGCCGCCGGCGGAATCGCGGACGGGCGGGGTATCGCAGCCGCGCTCTCCCTCGGCGCGGATGGGGCGTGGATCGGAACACGATTTCTCGCGACGGAGGAAGCACACGTACACCGACGCTACCGTCGCCGAGTCCTCGAAGCGAACGAAACCGAAACCACCTACTCTACCCTCTTCGACGAAGGCTGGCCGGACGTTCCGCATCGCGTCATCGAAAACTCGACCGTCGCGGAGTGA
- the mnhG gene encoding monovalent cation/H(+) antiporter subunit G, whose protein sequence is MSTIQLVQEVVIALLVVVGSFFLVVGTLGLLRLPDVYNRMHATSKATTLGAASLFLALFVSHGPRGAGLTSLVGIVFLFITAPTGAHMISRSAQKMGIEFFGDAEWPEEDGDA, encoded by the coding sequence ATGAGTACGATTCAACTGGTTCAGGAAGTCGTCATCGCACTGCTCGTCGTCGTCGGGAGTTTCTTCCTCGTGGTCGGGACGCTCGGCCTGTTGCGACTCCCCGACGTGTACAACAGAATGCACGCCACCAGCAAGGCGACCACGCTCGGTGCCGCCTCGCTGTTCCTCGCCTTGTTCGTCTCCCACGGCCCACGGGGAGCGGGACTCACCTCGCTGGTCGGCATCGTATTCCTGTTCATCACGGCACCGACGGGGGCGCACATGATTTCGCGGTCGGCCCAGAAGATGGGCATTGAGTTCTTCGGCGACGCGGAGTGGCCGGAGGAAGACGGAGACGCTTAA
- the mbhE gene encoding hydrogen gas-evolving membrane-bound hydrogenase subunit E encodes MLPFAAAALTPLVYRVLGERTAYYASAVALACFAMVASQYGTHGAVSFEWIPALEVSLRFYVDGLALLIGFLASGVGVLILAYSGAYMHDEPGKAKYYTALLAFMGSMLGVAFAADLVSLFVFWELTSLSSFILIGHYTDRRSSQYAARKSMIITVSGGLFMLIGFLLLANTVSQQHAFDLAWMLEHPAEVHEGLVDAGMLLPVLGLVAVGAAAKSAQVPLHIWLPNAMEAPTPVSAFLHSATMVKAGVYLIGRFRPLLLPEVTEGTHGLPDWMTLFTILGLATMTIAAILAVAATDIKELLAYSTASHLGLIVAGFGFASELGAETGAFHILNHAMFKAPLFLVAGIIAHEAGTRKIKHLGGLRHDLPITAAITVVAGFGMAGIPPFNGFYSKEFLFHAAYEAAHVHGGLTWLYPIVAVFGSIFTFLYSVKFVMLFFGEKPKGLGHVHRPPAMMLVPTAILGTVAALIGLGGVADTFGFAPTMINHFVGEVIGNVLPPGAHAEEIHFSYHLPKHLSPAAVMSATTIAIGAAAYPFYDRLHDGVNRLLAINPLRANWWYDNTVYGLNDVSIAMVPRVQTGLLRTYATWTLAAVSTLALGGYVAAGVSLPSFGGLAISYPMLLVLLVAVVGAVAVSIAPSHVAGVLTLSILGFMVAIFYILAKAPDLALTQLVVETLVLVIFLLVLDRLPTFYGEMSRSRALRDGVLSLAVGATVFVTVLLTTAASPNSIATFFTEYENTVKIAGGHNIVNVILVDYRGFDTMGEISVVAMAALSVLTLIAMRERGEIQ; translated from the coding sequence ATGCTTCCATTCGCGGCGGCGGCGCTGACGCCGCTGGTGTACCGCGTGCTGGGGGAGCGCACCGCCTACTACGCATCGGCGGTGGCGCTCGCCTGTTTCGCGATGGTAGCAAGCCAGTACGGCACACACGGCGCCGTTTCGTTCGAGTGGATACCCGCGCTCGAAGTCTCGCTCCGGTTCTACGTGGATGGCCTCGCGCTCCTCATCGGCTTCCTCGCCAGCGGGGTTGGCGTCCTCATCCTCGCGTACTCGGGCGCGTACATGCATGACGAACCGGGCAAAGCGAAGTACTACACCGCACTGCTGGCGTTCATGGGGTCGATGCTGGGGGTCGCGTTCGCAGCGGACCTCGTCTCCCTCTTCGTGTTCTGGGAACTGACGAGTTTGTCCTCGTTCATCCTCATCGGCCACTACACCGACCGGCGGTCGTCGCAATACGCCGCACGGAAGTCGATGATAATCACCGTTTCCGGTGGTCTGTTCATGCTCATCGGCTTTTTATTGTTGGCGAACACGGTGTCACAGCAACACGCCTTCGACCTCGCGTGGATGCTCGAACATCCCGCCGAGGTACACGAAGGTCTGGTGGACGCTGGCATGTTGCTTCCCGTCCTCGGCCTCGTCGCCGTCGGTGCGGCGGCGAAGTCCGCGCAGGTACCGCTTCACATCTGGCTTCCGAACGCGATGGAAGCGCCGACACCCGTTTCGGCGTTTCTCCACTCCGCGACGATGGTCAAAGCTGGCGTCTACCTCATCGGTCGATTCCGACCGCTCTTGCTCCCCGAAGTAACGGAAGGAACACACGGACTCCCCGACTGGATGACGCTGTTCACGATACTCGGTCTCGCGACGATGACTATCGCAGCCATCCTCGCCGTCGCGGCAACCGATATCAAGGAACTGTTGGCGTACTCGACGGCGAGTCACCTCGGTCTCATCGTCGCCGGATTCGGATTCGCCTCCGAACTCGGGGCCGAGACGGGTGCGTTTCACATACTGAACCACGCGATGTTCAAGGCACCTCTGTTCCTCGTCGCAGGAATCATCGCACACGAGGCCGGAACACGAAAAATCAAACACCTCGGTGGGCTTCGTCACGACCTTCCGATTACCGCCGCAATCACCGTGGTTGCCGGGTTCGGGATGGCCGGAATACCGCCGTTTAACGGCTTCTACTCGAAGGAGTTCCTCTTCCACGCGGCGTACGAGGCCGCTCATGTCCACGGTGGCCTCACGTGGCTCTACCCGATCGTTGCCGTCTTCGGGAGCATCTTCACGTTCCTCTATTCGGTCAAGTTCGTGATGCTCTTCTTCGGCGAGAAGCCGAAAGGGCTGGGCCACGTCCACAGGCCGCCTGCGATGATGCTGGTGCCGACGGCAATCCTCGGCACCGTCGCGGCGCTCATCGGACTTGGCGGGGTCGCGGACACGTTCGGTTTTGCCCCCACGATGATCAACCATTTCGTGGGCGAAGTGATCGGAAATGTACTTCCACCGGGGGCACACGCCGAGGAAATCCACTTCAGTTACCACCTCCCGAAGCACCTCAGTCCCGCCGCCGTCATGAGCGCGACGACCATCGCGATCGGCGCAGCGGCGTACCCGTTCTACGACCGGTTGCACGACGGCGTAAACCGTCTGCTCGCGATCAACCCGCTTCGTGCGAACTGGTGGTACGACAACACGGTGTACGGCCTGAACGACGTGAGCATCGCGATGGTGCCTCGCGTCCAGACCGGTCTACTTCGAACCTACGCGACGTGGACGCTCGCCGCGGTTTCCACCCTCGCACTCGGCGGCTACGTTGCCGCGGGGGTTTCACTGCCTTCGTTCGGTGGACTGGCGATCTCCTACCCGATGTTGCTCGTCCTGTTGGTCGCAGTCGTCGGTGCGGTAGCGGTGAGCATCGCCCCGTCGCACGTCGCAGGCGTGCTCACGCTCTCGATTCTCGGATTCATGGTCGCTATCTTCTACATTTTGGCAAAAGCACCCGACCTCGCGCTCACGCAACTCGTCGTCGAGACGCTCGTCCTCGTCATCTTCCTGCTCGTCTTAGACAGGCTTCCGACGTTCTACGGGGAGATGAGTCGCAGTCGAGCGCTTCGCGACGGTGTGCTGTCGCTCGCCGTCGGTGCTACCGTCTTCGTCACGGTGCTCCTCACGACCGCCGCGAGCCCGAACTCGATTGCGACGTTCTTCACGGAGTACGAAAACACCGTGAAAATCGCGGGAGGGCACAACATCGTCAACGTCATTCTGGTGGACTACCGTGGCTTCGATACGATGGGTGAAATCTCGGTCGTCGCCATGGCCGCACTATCAGTCTTGACGCTCATCGCCATGCGCGAACGGGGTGAGATACAATGA
- a CDS encoding MnhB domain-containing protein, with protein MTTVITRTITRTVVPLIFVTAVALMLQGHNLPGGGFIAGVLTTTAFALIYIVYGMDFLEDELFHNVVRGPVEHLQYGIVENYRAMFAVGLLIAAGSGVVSMVFGKNFLYQTYTILEGIPLYPHFEVASALAFDIGVYLVVVGALLTILSVVGAE; from the coding sequence ATGACGACGGTCATCACGCGAACGATTACGCGCACCGTGGTTCCCCTCATCTTCGTCACCGCGGTGGCGCTGATGTTGCAGGGTCACAACCTGCCCGGTGGAGGGTTCATCGCGGGCGTCCTGACGACGACAGCGTTCGCCCTCATCTACATCGTCTACGGAATGGACTTCCTCGAAGACGAATTGTTCCACAACGTCGTCCGCGGCCCGGTCGAACATCTCCAGTACGGTATCGTCGAGAACTACCGTGCGATGTTCGCGGTCGGCCTCCTCATCGCCGCCGGTTCCGGAGTCGTGTCGATGGTGTTCGGGAAGAACTTCCTCTACCAAACGTACACCATCTTGGAGGGCATTCCGCTCTACCCGCATTTCGAGGTGGCGAGTGCACTCGCGTTCGACATCGGGGTATACCTCGTCGTCGTTGGCGCGCTTCTGACGATCCTCTCGGTGGTGGGTGCAGAATGA
- a CDS encoding complex I subunit 5 family protein produces the protein MNQLVIAPLLVALVTAILTLVVRRFSTIQRGVSLLGGVVYVAAVAALWTEIDPLGASNVIAYQVGDWRAPFGITLVADSLSVFMLALAAVVSLAALAFSVQYVDEFGQRLSYHPLYHFMLVGVTGAFLTGDVFNLFVWFEVMLMSSYVLVVFYSGPEHTRAALQYVVLNLIGSAVMLLAIGGIYATTGTLNMAQLAERLATDSGNIARLPVLGLSALLFTVFALKSGIAPFQFWVPAAYRAAPAPVSAMLAGVVKKVGIYAIIRLYFTVFAGLTIPGGLTLPGLAGNSALAFFGPVMFIMASASILLGGIGAIGRDDVDGLLAYSSIGQVGFIVLPLAIGATVPGVRTLAITAALIYSLNHALAKGLLFLASGSVFSAVGTDRFADLGGLTRKNPVLSGVFFVGALSLIGIPPLSGFFGKFLVFRVAGDAGATLALAIALTGAILTIAYFSRAWNRGFWGSESAMVEQGGTPTGIAVLSVLAALVLLVGIGFDPVYLAAESAARAATEPQTYINAVMGGGGK, from the coding sequence ATGAATCAGTTGGTTATCGCACCGTTGCTCGTCGCGCTCGTGACGGCGATTCTGACGCTCGTCGTCCGGCGATTCTCGACTATTCAGCGAGGTGTCAGTCTCCTCGGTGGCGTCGTGTACGTCGCCGCGGTGGCGGCACTCTGGACTGAAATCGACCCGCTTGGCGCGTCGAACGTCATCGCGTATCAAGTTGGAGACTGGCGAGCGCCGTTCGGAATCACGCTGGTCGCCGATTCGCTCTCGGTGTTCATGCTCGCGCTGGCGGCAGTCGTCTCGCTGGCCGCGCTCGCCTTCTCGGTGCAGTACGTGGACGAGTTCGGTCAGCGACTCTCGTACCATCCACTGTACCATTTTATGCTGGTGGGCGTAACGGGAGCGTTCCTCACGGGCGACGTTTTCAACCTGTTCGTCTGGTTCGAGGTCATGCTCATGTCGAGTTACGTCCTCGTCGTCTTCTACAGCGGACCAGAGCACACTCGTGCGGCGCTCCAGTACGTCGTGCTCAACCTCATCGGGAGTGCGGTGATGCTCCTCGCAATCGGTGGCATTTACGCCACGACGGGAACGCTCAACATGGCACAACTCGCGGAGCGACTCGCGACGGATTCGGGGAACATCGCACGGCTTCCGGTCCTCGGCCTGTCGGCGCTCCTCTTCACTGTGTTTGCGCTCAAATCGGGTATCGCACCCTTCCAGTTCTGGGTGCCTGCGGCCTACCGGGCCGCACCCGCGCCCGTCTCCGCGATGCTCGCGGGCGTCGTGAAGAAGGTCGGGATTTACGCCATCATCCGCCTCTACTTCACGGTATTCGCGGGGCTGACGATTCCCGGCGGACTCACACTCCCCGGCCTTGCGGGGAACTCCGCGCTCGCGTTCTTTGGCCCGGTGATGTTCATCATGGCCAGCGCGAGTATCCTTCTCGGCGGAATCGGTGCGATTGGACGCGACGATGTCGATGGCTTACTTGCCTATTCCAGCATCGGACAGGTCGGTTTTATCGTCCTCCCGCTAGCAATCGGGGCGACGGTTCCCGGGGTTCGAACCCTCGCCATCACCGCCGCGCTCATTTACTCCCTGAACCACGCGCTAGCGAAAGGGCTGCTGTTTCTCGCATCCGGGTCGGTGTTCTCGGCTGTCGGCACCGACCGGTTCGCCGACCTCGGTGGCCTGACGCGAAAGAATCCCGTCCTCTCAGGGGTATTCTTCGTCGGCGCGCTCTCGCTCATCGGCATTCCGCCGCTTTCAGGCTTCTTCGGGAAGTTCCTCGTATTCCGAGTGGCGGGTGACGCAGGTGCGACGCTTGCCCTCGCCATCGCATTGACGGGTGCGATTCTCACCATCGCGTACTTCTCCCGAGCGTGGAACCGCGGTTTCTGGGGGTCGGAAAGCGCGATGGTTGAACAGGGTGGCACGCCGACCGGAATCGCCGTCCTCAGCGTGCTGGCCGCGCTCGTTCTGCTGGTCGGCATCGGATTCGATCCGGTGTATCTGGCCGCCGAATCCGCGGCACGGGCCGCGACCGAGCCACAGACGTACATCAACGCGGTGATGGGAGGTGGTGGGAAATGA
- a CDS encoding sodium:proton antiporter, whose product MSETVATQPQFVLAGVLGLLFALGTFLVLRRDIVRVVWGVTIISQATNAYLVTMGGFAGSVPIISGHGGHGSTTDPLVQALVLTAIVIGFGTTAFALVLTYRVYEEHGTIDMNELGEST is encoded by the coding sequence ATGAGCGAAACAGTCGCGACGCAGCCCCAGTTCGTCCTCGCAGGGGTTCTGGGTCTCCTGTTCGCACTCGGAACGTTCCTCGTCCTGCGGCGGGACATCGTCCGCGTCGTCTGGGGTGTCACCATCATCAGTCAGGCAACGAACGCCTACCTCGTCACGATGGGTGGCTTCGCAGGGAGCGTGCCCATTATCTCGGGACACGGCGGTCATGGAAGTACCACCGATCCCCTCGTGCAGGCGCTCGTCCTGACAGCCATCGTCATCGGGTTCGGAACGACCGCGTTCGCACTCGTACTGACGTATCGCGTCTACGAAGAACACGGAACGATCGACATGAACGAACTAGGTGAATCCACATGA
- a CDS encoding monovalent cation/H+ antiporter complex subunit F — protein sequence MATESGLIDLHLVYLAGLIIASGLTLLAGYRVIKGPTVPDRVVALDTIGTNVVAIAALFALYRGEGLFVTVSLVLAIIGFISTIAVSQYVIEGDIIK from the coding sequence ATGGCAACTGAATCGGGTCTCATCGACCTCCACCTCGTCTATCTGGCCGGGTTGATAATCGCCAGTGGACTTACGCTGCTCGCGGGCTACCGCGTGATCAAGGGTCCGACAGTCCCCGACCGAGTGGTTGCATTGGACACTATCGGAACCAACGTCGTCGCGATCGCGGCACTGTTCGCGCTGTATCGCGGCGAAGGGTTGTTCGTAACGGTGAGCCTCGTTCTCGCTATCATCGGGTTCATCAGCACGATCGCAGTCTCGCAGTACGTCATCGAGGGGGATATCATCAAATGA